One Etheostoma spectabile isolate EspeVRDwgs_2016 chromosome 12, UIUC_Espe_1.0, whole genome shotgun sequence genomic window carries:
- the LOC116699718 gene encoding GRAM domain-containing protein 2B, with translation MCMSWKYFFSTMNAKCRRFSLDSSVCLDGVGLLTARRGSSRFGSKESKKSLDEARQEVQKFSPNSSTALRETSIAERSDGPVSNNSFLKHKKTFHKLFQEIPEGETLTHTFTCALQKEVLYHGKLFVCENYVCFHSSVLLKDTKVVIPVSSITGVKKQHSALSMMSIQTADREKYSFVSLRNREVCYRLIQAACSHAQEESVNGSPHVSSAENEVDHDVASSYSSLEDSVDLSVPLDNGFPQMSSEGPSGCSSTRQNSLTDEDDRGESVRWIWRITEMVFPLSFLREILSLRVLVFVYMMLVVLLLLGSGYIGLRILALEEQLTEWSLRYREYQQT, from the exons ATGTGTATGAGttggaagtattttttttccaccatGAATGCAAAATGCAGGAGATTCTCCCTGGACAGCTCTGT CTGTCTGGATGGAGTTGGACTTCTTACCGCAAGAAGAGGCAGCAGCAGGTTTGGCAGTAAGGAATCCAAAAAGAGTCTGGACGAGGCCCGACAGGAGGTCCAGAAGTTCAGTCCCAACTCCAGCACGGCCCTCAG GGAGACGAGCATCGCCGAGCGCTCCGATGGGCCAGTCAGCAATAAC AGCTTCCTGAAGCACAAGAAGACCTTCCACAAACTGTTCCAGGAGATCCCCGAGGGGGAGACGCTGACACACA ccttcACCTGTGCCTTGCAGAAGGAGGTGCTGTACCACGGGAAACTCTTTGTTTGTGAGAACTACGTGTGCTTCCACTCGTCGGTGCTGCTCAAAGACACCAAG GTGGTGATCCCTGTGTCCAGCATCACCGGGGTGAAGAAACAGCACTCAGCGTTATCCATGATGTCTATTCAAACTGCTGATAGAGAAAAG taCTCATTTGTGTCTTTGAGGAACCGTGAGGTGTGTTATAGACTCATCCAAGCGGCCTGTTCACATGCACAG GAGGAGAGCGTCAACGGCAGCCCTCACGTCTCCTCTGCAGAGAACGAAGTTGATCACGATGTG GCCTCCAGTTACTCCAGTTTGGAGGACAGCGTAGATCTGAGCGTTCCCCTTGACAACGGCTTCCCTCAGATGTCCAGTGAAG GTCCTTCAGGATGCAGTTCCACCCGTCAAAACAGCCTAACAGACGAGGACGACAGAGGAGAGT CTGTAAGGTGGATTTGGAGGATCACTGAGATGGTCTTTCCGCTTTCCTTCCTCCGAGAAATTCTCAGTCTCAGGGTTCTCGTTTTTGTCTACATGATGCT GGTGGTGTTGCTCCTGTTGGGGTCCGGGTACATCGGGCTGAGGATCTTAGCACTGGAGGAGCAGCTGACTGAGTGGTCTCTACGCTACAGAGA GTACCAACAAACGTAG